The window TGACGTCAGCTTTCCTCCTGAATCAAAGGCAAAGCGATAGTTGTTGAAACTCCCGACTGAGAGGGTCAGTTCGTTGATTCTTTCTTCTGTAGGTTTTTTGGTTACGACATTATAGAAACCGCCGGGTTCTCCCGCTGATAGCATAAATCCGGCCGGACCTTTAACAAATTCTATTTGTTCTACCATGCTCACATCCTGAGACAATGGTCCCCAAGGCATCTGAACGTTCATTCCGTTCCTAAAAGCCGGTAGGTTGAAACCTCTCATATTGATTCGTGCAAAATGCCCCCAATGCTCGATCATCATGGCTCCGCTTACATTCCGGGTTACGCTTTCCATCATATTCGTAATATTCTGGCTTTTCAAAAGAGCATCGCTGACGATTTGTATATTCTGTGGAAGCTTCATCGTTTCTGTTGTCAGTCGCAATGAGGTAGAAGGCTTTTTAATGAGAAAATCATTTTTCCCTTTTCCATTCACCACCACTTCGCCCAGCGATTCTGTAGTTTCCGTAAGAACAATATCCGGTAAGTTCAGAGTTCCGGCAGCTATTTCAATTTGTTTCAGGCTCTTGCGGTATCCAACACTTGTAACGATCAGTTTATAAGATCCCGTTTTAATACTTTTAATCTCAAACGATCCGTTTTGGTCCGTTACATCTCCTTTTTGAGTGTTTTCTAACCAGACATTCGCATAAGGAATTGCTTCTCCGCTTGAAGTTATAACCTTTCCTTTGATATTACCGCTTTGTGAGAAGGCAGTAAAAGCAAAGCCTATACATGTACACAAAGTAAAAAATAGTCTCATAAATTTCGTATTTATAATTAGTCTAAATAAATAAAGGCAAATATACTGGCACTATTATTCAAATAAGTGACGTGATTGGAAATAAAAATGACGTTATGTGAAACATCTATGAAAAATTTAAGGGCCATTCATTATGAATAGCCCTTGAGAAGCATCTATAAATAATCAAAAGAATTAGAAACTATATGCTACCCTGAATTTGAAATTACGTGGAGGAGCTGCTCTCCATCCGAAGTGGGTATAGCCCCAAGCGCCCGGATAAAATCCCGTATAATTGTAATTGTCAGTAATATTATTTACCAGCAACGATATATTATAAGCTCCTAACTTATAAGAAACACCTCCGTCTAAACTGAAGTAATCATCCGGTAAAAGACTTCCGCTACCCGCCGGCCATGCTGCTCTGTCTTTTTGCAATTGATATCCTAAAGAAATACCTAAACCTTCCAGTTTAGTTGTTTCAGGTAATCTATAAGTAACCCAGGCATTTGATATGTGCTTAGCTGCTCCAGGAAGCAATTCTCCAACATTACCGGGGTCTGTATCTTTAGTTATCCTGGCTTCTGTAAAGGCATAATTCAGCACCACATTTAAATTTGGCAAGACTTCTCCATTAATATCTATCTCCAAGCCTTTAGATTGCGATTCACCAAATTGAACTGAATATTGGTCGGGTGTTACTCCGGCGGTAGTTGTCAGGTTATTCTTCGTTAACTGGTACCCTGCTATGGAAGTTGTAAGTCTTTCGTTAAACCAGGCCTTTTTTATACCAAACTCAATATTACTTCCTTTTGAAGGTTTTAGTGAAGTTCCGTCTTCTAACGGTAAACCATAATTTTCTTCAAAAGTCTGATCAAAAACTCCATAGACACTTCCATCTTCTACAAAAGAATAACTAAGTCCTATCCTGGGAGTAAAAACATCGTTTTTTGTAATTTTACCTGTATTTTCTATACGCTTGGTATTCGTATACCTCCCCGCCATGCTTAAGCGTAATTTATCATCGAAAAAACCTATTTCGTCATGAAAATACAAAGCTGTAAATGAATTTTTTTGATTATACCTGCCTGCTCTGTTCCTTAGGCTGACATTGTCATCCAGTTGTGGAAAATCATCGGTAGTTAAATTTGCAGCTCCCGCCTCCGGATCGTATATATTATATGGTGTTTCTTCTCCATAAGGGGTTAAATTAGACCAGTCTGAATAATATTGCTTTGCTCCCATATCGAGTCCTCCTACTATTTTATGACTTACCTCTCCTGTAGTAGCGGTTCCGTTTAAATAAGCTTGTCCCAGTAAAGTTATATTATCATTATCTAACAAACCAAAACTACGCGTAGCTGAACCATCATCCTGCAATGAATTATAACGCAATCCCAACTGTGTTCCCCTTTGCTTATAATTTAAATAATTAGCTTGAGTTGTAAAAGTCCAATTATTATTTATGGCGTGCTTCATGTTTACCAGTATACTATGATCATTCATAACAACAGGATCTTTCCTTGGATCTGAATATGAGGTGTTTACCGGAAACTCCTTAAACCCAATTTTTGAATAGATATAGTTTGCATAATTATCTATAGCATTATTCTGATAAATATATTCCATGGTTACTTCTGTATCTTCATCTATCATGTATTTAAATGATGGCGCTACAACATACCCATTATCATAACCGTAGTCGGTGTGTGAACCCCTTAATTTCCCCATTAAGTTCAGACGGTACAGAAGTTTTCCATCTTTAGACAACACACCGTCAAAATCAGCCTCCACTCTATAGGTGTCAAAACTTCCCAATGTGAGAGCCAATGTATTTTTATTTATTCCGGTAGGTTTTTTAGTTACCACATTGTATAGCCCCCCTAATGAAGTATTTCCCATCATGTAGCCAGCAGGTCCTTTTACAAACTCTATCCGATCAACAAATGACATATCGTCTTTTAAAGGCCCAAAATAACCGCTGATATTCATCCCGTTTCTTAACCCTTCTACACTGTAACCCCGCATATACATGAGTGCATTAGTCTGGTGCATTACTCTCCTGACTCCACTGGTATTTCTTGCGATGCCATCAAATAAACTAAAAGCAAGCTGGTCGTTTATAAGTTCATTACTTACTACCTGAATATTTTGAGGAACATCAATTAATTTTGATTCTAACTTTAATGAAGAAGATGGTTTGGTTTGCAAATAAGGACTTTTACTTTTCCCATTCACCACCACTTCGCCCAGCGATTCTGTAGTTTCCGTAAGAACAATATCCGGTACGTTCAGAGTTCCGGCAGCTATTTCAATTTGTTTCAGGCTCTTGCGGTATCCAACACTTGTAACGATCAGTTTATAAGATCCCGTTTTAATGTTTTTAATCTCAAACGATCCGTTTTGGTCCGTTACATCTCCTTTTTGAGTGTTTTCTAACCAGACATTCGCATAAGGAATTGCTTCTCCGCTTGAAGTTCTAACTTTTCCTTTAATATTACCGCTTTGTGAGAAGGCAGCAAAAACAAAACCTATACATATACACAAAGTAAAAAATAGTCTCATAAATTTCGTATTTATAATTAGTCTAAATAAATTTGATGCGAAATTAAAAGAAGAACACCTGGTCATTGTGACGTTTTATGAGAAAAAAAGGACGTGAAATAAAAAGAATCGTGGATTACTTGTCTCCTTTACATTTAATGATTGGAATTGAGGGAGCGTCTTTTAAAAACAAATGGTTTGACAAAAAGAAATATCTGTTAAAGCCGGAAATAGGTAAAGGAACTATCGAGGTGATCTCGTTCGACGATATATCTATTTCTATTAAAAAGATGCATTTAAAAGATGATGTTTTACTAAGGTTCAGTAACAATTATAACGGAAAGCATCTATCATTTTTATTAAAGGGTGAAATTATATTTAAGAATGATCTTGGCTGCAATGATCTTATTTATACCGATAACGATTCGTGTATGATCTGTTTTTCAGGATATAACGGATTAATAAAGGTTTCGGGGAATAAACAGTTTCATGAAATAACTATCAAGCTCTCCGATACTTTTCTTTCCAAACATCAAATCGATGCACAACGTTATATCAAGCAACTTAATGATCCGGATAGTCAAATAATCATTCCTATGACAGCTGAGCCGTTTAACATCATCAATGATCTGAACAAAAAAAACTACAAGGGAATCTCTCAAAAGGTATATCTGGAATCTAAGATACTCGAACTTATTGCCGTGCAAATAGATAGTTACCTTTCTTACAAGGCCAGCGAGGTTAAAAGCAGTACCAGCTGTAATATTAAAAAAATATACGACGTCACACAGATTCTCCGTATCCGTATGCACGAGAACTTAGGGCTCAAAGACCTATCATTGGCAGTGGGCATTAACGAGCATCTTTTAAAAAAAGAGTTTAAACGGGTATTTGGTTCTTCTGTGAGTGTTTATGCATTAAAACTAAAAATGCAAAAAGCAAAACAACTTCTTGAAGCCACAGAGAAACCTATTTATGAGATCTCTGAAGAGGTGGGATACAAAAATGCAACACATTTTAGTGCTGCATTTAAGAAATTTTACGGAAAGACCCCTAAAAGGTTCAGGGATTCATTATAGACTATTTATCGTCTTTTGAATTGCTACTAAATTTGTAAGCAGGTTTTCCAGATAATCCAGATGAAGCATATTGGCTCCATCGCTTTTGGCTGTGGCGGGATCATAATGAGTTTCCATGAATAATCCGTCAATACCTGTAGCCACGCCTGCCCTGGCAATTGTTTCTATCATATCCGGTCTTCCCCCGGTTACCCCACTTGTCTGGTTGGGTTGTTGCAAAGAATGTGTCACATCCAATACAACAGGTGCATATGCTTTCATAGTTGGGATTCCTCTGAAATCAACTATCATGTCCTGATATCCAAACATGGTACCTCTATCGGTGACCATCGCTTGTTCATTTCCGGAGTCTGTAACTTTTTTAACAGCATGCTTCATACTTTCAGGACTCATAAACTGTCCCTTCTTCAGGTTTATTGTTTTACCCGTATTGGCGGCGGCCACAACCAAATCGGTCTGCCTTACCAAAAAAGCAGGAATCTGGAGTATATCAACATATGCAGCAGCTTTTTCAGCATCGGAGATCTCATGAATATCTGTAACGGTCGGGACATTAAATGTTTCTGAAACCTTTCTCAATATCTTCAGGGCTTTTTCATCACCAATTCCCGTGAACGAATCTATCCTGCTCCGGTTCGCTTTTTTAAAACTTCCTTTAAAAACGTAAGGGATATTCAGTTTATCGGTAATCTCTACGACACGCTCTGCTATTCTTAGAGCCATATCTTCACCTTCTATCGCACAAGGTCCGGCCAATAGAAAGAAGTTACCTGAATCAGTATATTTTATTTGTGGAATTTTATCTAATTTCATCAGTGATTTATTTATCAGGCAAAAATAAGTAATTAAAAAGACATAACATATAAGGTTCATGAGCCTTACAAACAACGTGGTTGGTTTCCTTTTCCCTTTGTATATTTGTTTCTAAACACCTAGCACTAATGAACTACGCAAAAAATATTCTGGAAACCATTGGTCATACGCCACTGGTACAATTAAATGCTCTTGCTAAAGATATTGATGCCCTGGTATTGGCAAAAGTGGAAAGCTTTAACCCCGGCAATTCTATTAAAGACCGAATGGCTGTTAAAATGATAGAAGATGCCGAATCGAAGGGATTATTAAATCCGGGTGGTACCATTATTGAAGGAACATCAGGGAATACAGGTATGGGATTGGCCCTGGGAGCCATTGTAAAGGGGTATCGCCTGGTATGTGTCATTAATGATAAACAGTCGAAGGAAAAAATCGACATCCTTCGGGCTGTAGGGGCAGAAGTGGTAGTATGCCCAACCAATGTGGAGCCTGGTGATCCAAGATCATATTATTCTGTATCGAAAAGATTGGCTGATGAAATACCGAATTCGTGGTATGTAAATCAATACGATAATTTATCGAACGCGGCTGCTCATTACGAACAAACCGGACCGGAAATATGGGATCAGACCGATGGTAGAATCACACACTTTGTAGTAGGTGTTGGGACAGGAGGGACAATATCAGGTGTGGGGAAATATTTAAAAGAAAAAAATCCGAAGATAAAAATATGGGGGATAGACACTTATGGTTCTGTTTTTAAAAAATACCATGAAACCGGGGTCTTCGATGAGAATGAAATATATCCATACATCACAGAAGGTATCGGGGAGGACATCCTTCCAAAAAATGTTGATTTTGATGTTATTGACGGATTTACCAAAGTAACGGATAAAGACGCAGCAATTTACACCCGAAAATTAACCAGGGAAGAAGGTATTTTCGCAGGTAATTCTGCCGGAGCTGCAGTAAAGGGATTAATACAGCTAAAAGAACATTTTAAAAAGGAAGATGTTGTGGTCGTACTGTTTCACGATCACGGTAGCAGGTATGTCGCTAAAATGTTCAATGATGACTGGATGCGAGACAGGGGCTTTCTGGGATCAGAGATTAAAACAGCTGCTGATCTGGTTAAAATACATGAAAAAAGTTCATTAATTACGGCAAAAACAGAAGAACTTGTGATGCATGCCATTGAACGAATGAAAAAATACGATATTTCTCAATTACCCATCACTGACAGGGAAGGGTATGTCGGGTCGATAGATGAATCTGACCTGTTTAAAGCCTGGATGGAAGACAAAGACATTGTAAAAAGACCTATAAAAGACTATATGCAAGCACCTTACCCGGTAGTTGACAAAAGTACTTCCATAGAAAAAATAGCTAAACTTATTAACAAGAAAAATAAGGCTGTTCTCATTGATTTGGGTAAGGGTATGTACCGGATAATAACTAAACACGACATTATCAGTGCATTATAAAATTAAGATATTAACAATCATTTTATTGCAGTTGGTCGGAATCTGACTGTTATAATTGCTTAAGAAGCTGGTTTTTTGTATTTTAGATACAAGTTGTGCCCTAAATCAGATATTCAGAATTAAAGTAATATTAACTTTAAATAGCTATTATATGGGGCAGATTGTACATCAAAACGCAATTCTTAATGTTTTTCTTAAAATCGTAGTCTTTCTACTGCTGGCTGTTTTAGGAATGGTACTAATTACCACTATCTTAAGTATTTTAGGAATTGTTCATTAGAGAAACGAAGAACTTTCAAAAAGTCGCAAAATGCGGCTTTTTTTATTTTGACAGCTATAATTAGGACAAACTAGTCTTATTAATTATATCTTTGTATTAAAAATTACTACTATGTTTTCGAAAGCATGTGAATATGGAATCAGGGCTACTTTATACATTGCTGAACAATCTATAAATAGCAGAAGGGTAAATATTAAAGAAATAGCAAAAGCTATTGATTCTCCTGAGGCTTTTACTGCCAAGATAATGCAGCAGCTCGTTAAAAACCATATTGTTAACTCTCTGAAGGGACCTTCCGGAGGCTTTGAAATGCCTAATAGTGGTTTTAACAATATTAAACTTTATCAGATCGTAGAGGCTATAGACGGAGACGCTATTTATAAAGGCTGTGGACTGGGGTTAAAGGAATGTAATGAAGAACACCCTTGCCCTGTTCATTTCAAGTTCTTAAGTATTAGAGAGGATTTAAGAAAAATGCTTGAAACCACTTCTGTTTCAGAATTAGCCCATGATCTTAAAAAAGGCATTGCGTTTTTAAAACAATAATAACCTGATGATGTTAAAAGATATATCCGGTATAGAAGATATAAAGCTATTGGTAAACAGCTTTTACGAAAATGTGCGAAAAAATGAATTACTGTCCCCTATATTCAATAATATCATAAAAGATGCGTGGGATACACATCTTGAAAAGATGTACAGCTTCTGGCAAACGGTTTTACTGGACGAACATACCTACTATGGAAGTCCTTTTATGCCACACGCTGAGCTTCCTGTAGACAAACATCACTTTGATACATGGTTAGAACTATTCCGAAAAACGATAGACACTCATTTTCAGGGTGAAAAAGCAGAGGAGGCCAAATGGAGGGCTGAAAAAATGGCTCAGATGTTTTATTTTAAGATTGATCATCACCGGAAGAACACTTCAAAACCTTTATTTTGATACCGTGTAAAGCCACTCCCATGAAAAAATTACTATCGGAAATAAGAAAGTGTACCATTTGTGCCGAGCAATTACCATTAGGCCCTAACCCTATTGTTTCTGCACACAAAAGATCCAGGATCAATATTATTGGACAGGCTCCCGGTACAAGTGTTCATAAAACCGGAATTCCGTGGAACGACCCAAGTGGAAGGCTTCTCAGATCGTGGTTGGGTGTTAGTGATGATGTGTTTTACGATCCTGAAAATTTTGCACTGATCCCGATGGGGTTTTGTTATCCCGG of the Zhouia spongiae genome contains:
- a CDS encoding TonB-dependent receptor, producing the protein MRLFFTLCICIGFVFAAFSQSGNIKGKVRTSSGEAIPYANVWLENTQKGDVTDQNGSFEIKNIKTGSYKLIVTSVGYRKSLKQIEIAAGTLNVPDIVLTETTESLGEVVVNGKSKSPYLQTKPSSSLKLESKLIDVPQNIQVVSNELINDQLAFSLFDGIARNTSGVRRVMHQTNALMYMRGYSVEGLRNGMNISGYFGPLKDDMSFVDRIEFVKGPAGYMMGNTSLGGLYNVVTKKPTGINKNTLALTLGSFDTYRVEADFDGVLSKDGKLLYRLNLMGKLRGSHTDYGYDNGYVVAPSFKYMIDEDTEVTMEYIYQNNAIDNYANYIYSKIGFKEFPVNTSYSDPRKDPVVMNDHSILVNMKHAINNNWTFTTQANYLNYKQRGTQLGLRYNSLQDDGSATRSFGLLDNDNITLLGQAYLNGTATTGEVSHKIVGGLDMGAKQYYSDWSNLTPYGEETPYNIYDPEAGAANLTTDDFPQLDDNVSLRNRAGRYNQKNSFTALYFHDEIGFFDDKLRLSMAGRYTNTKRIENTGKITKNDVFTPRIGLSYSFVEDGSVYGVFDQTFEENYGLPLEDGTSLKPSKGSNIEFGIKKAWFNERLTTSIAGYQLTKNNLTTTAGVTPDQYSVQFGESQSKGLEIDINGEVLPNLNVVLNYAFTEARITKDTDPGNVGELLPGAAKHISNAWVTYRLPETTKLEGLGISLGYQLQKDRAAWPAGSGSLLPDDYFSLDGGVSYKLGAYNISLLVNNITDNYNYTGFYPGAWGYTHFGWRAAPPRNFKFRVAYSF
- a CDS encoding helix-turn-helix domain-containing protein; amino-acid sequence: MRKKGREIKRIVDYLSPLHLMIGIEGASFKNKWFDKKKYLLKPEIGKGTIEVISFDDISISIKKMHLKDDVLLRFSNNYNGKHLSFLLKGEIIFKNDLGCNDLIYTDNDSCMICFSGYNGLIKVSGNKQFHEITIKLSDTFLSKHQIDAQRYIKQLNDPDSQIIIPMTAEPFNIINDLNKKNYKGISQKVYLESKILELIAVQIDSYLSYKASEVKSSTSCNIKKIYDVTQILRIRMHENLGLKDLSLAVGINEHLLKKEFKRVFGSSVSVYALKLKMQKAKQLLEATEKPIYEISEEVGYKNATHFSAAFKKFYGKTPKRFRDSL
- the kdsA gene encoding 3-deoxy-8-phosphooctulonate synthase is translated as MKLDKIPQIKYTDSGNFFLLAGPCAIEGEDMALRIAERVVEITDKLNIPYVFKGSFKKANRSRIDSFTGIGDEKALKILRKVSETFNVPTVTDIHEISDAEKAAAYVDILQIPAFLVRQTDLVVAAANTGKTINLKKGQFMSPESMKHAVKKVTDSGNEQAMVTDRGTMFGYQDMIVDFRGIPTMKAYAPVVLDVTHSLQQPNQTSGVTGGRPDMIETIARAGVATGIDGLFMETHYDPATAKSDGANMLHLDYLENLLTNLVAIQKTINSL
- a CDS encoding pyridoxal-phosphate dependent enzyme, whose protein sequence is MNYAKNILETIGHTPLVQLNALAKDIDALVLAKVESFNPGNSIKDRMAVKMIEDAESKGLLNPGGTIIEGTSGNTGMGLALGAIVKGYRLVCVINDKQSKEKIDILRAVGAEVVVCPTNVEPGDPRSYYSVSKRLADEIPNSWYVNQYDNLSNAAAHYEQTGPEIWDQTDGRITHFVVGVGTGGTISGVGKYLKEKNPKIKIWGIDTYGSVFKKYHETGVFDENEIYPYITEGIGEDILPKNVDFDVIDGFTKVTDKDAAIYTRKLTREEGIFAGNSAGAAVKGLIQLKEHFKKEDVVVVLFHDHGSRYVAKMFNDDWMRDRGFLGSEIKTAADLVKIHEKSSLITAKTEELVMHAIERMKKYDISQLPITDREGYVGSIDESDLFKAWMEDKDIVKRPIKDYMQAPYPVVDKSTSIEKIAKLINKKNKAVLIDLGKGMYRIITKHDIISAL
- a CDS encoding RrF2 family transcriptional regulator; the encoded protein is MFSKACEYGIRATLYIAEQSINSRRVNIKEIAKAIDSPEAFTAKIMQQLVKNHIVNSLKGPSGGFEMPNSGFNNIKLYQIVEAIDGDAIYKGCGLGLKECNEEHPCPVHFKFLSIREDLRKMLETTSVSELAHDLKKGIAFLKQ
- a CDS encoding group III truncated hemoglobin — translated: MLKDISGIEDIKLLVNSFYENVRKNELLSPIFNNIIKDAWDTHLEKMYSFWQTVLLDEHTYYGSPFMPHAELPVDKHHFDTWLELFRKTIDTHFQGEKAEEAKWRAEKMAQMFYFKIDHHRKNTSKPLF